From the genome of Phoenix dactylifera cultivar Barhee BC4 chromosome 5, palm_55x_up_171113_PBpolish2nd_filt_p, whole genome shotgun sequence:
ATGTATATTAGACTTGGCAATTTTGAGAAGGCACAAAGTTGCTTAAAAGATGCTGAACTTAGAGTGACGGGCAGGGATCGAACACCTTTTAATTACCTCCTTGGACTTTATAGCAGCATAGGAAAGAGAGAAGTCTATCGAATTTGGAACTGGTACAAATCAAGTTTCCCTAGAATCCTGAATATGGGTTACCAGTGTATGCTTTCTTCTTTGATTAGGCTAGGGGATGCTGATGGAGCTGAAATGATCTATGAAGAATGGCTATCCATGACATCAAGCTATGATCCCAGGATCTGCAATATTCTGCTGGGTTTGTATGCCAGAGAAGGGCTTCTTCGTAAGGCTAAGAAAACTCTTGacaattttttagaaaaaggtGGAAAGCCAAGACCGATCATGTGGGAGACCCTTGCAGAAGGCTACATCAAGGAGGAACAAATTTCTGAGGCATTATTGTATATGAAAGAAGCTGCATCATTTGAAGGAGTAAATAACTGGAGGCCAAAACCCAAAAACATAGAGAAACTCCTGGCACTCTGTAAGGAGCGGAATGACATTTCTAGTATTCATATGTTGATGGACATGCTTCGAATGAGAAGATGCCATGAAAAAGAGGAATACAAGTCATTAATTAGCACATACTGTCAGGGTGATTGAGCATGATAAAAGCTGAGCATCTGAGCAATGATGAAGACCAAGATGTTTGTGATGTTGGTATGTCTTGAAATCTGTCTCCAAGGAACAGGTCATGTCCCCACATATGAAGATTTTATTTCTTCCCCCGACATGATTTGAAGCAGGGGCAGAAATCTTCTGGGTTGTTGCTCTGCCTTTGGAATATCTGGAATATTGTAAGCTCAAATGGAGCTTGCCAGATATGGTTTGTGTGCTTCAGGATTTTGTCTAATGGGTTTTGTCAGTTGTTGCAAGGAGCTGCACTGCAGTGAGAGCAATGATCGTGTGCATGGATCCCACATTGGGTCAGAGTCTTATTaattcttataatttttttgcTATATGACCAGGTTGGCAAATGCTTTATTTTCAACATTGGTAAAGCTATGGTCTTTCTTAACAGATGAGGAACATGATGGTCTGGGGGTAGTTTGCCATTGAATGTATCTTAGAACCCAAGTTTCACTGCCTATAGGAGTGCCTATCTTGTTGCTGCCTTTCTCTATCTATTATTGCTTTTAAGTTCAGGACAGCTTTCATAGGTTGGTTTTTCTATTTAGGTAAATCGGGCGGCTGACTTGCTTGAGTGATGGCATGTCATCGAATTTAGTTGTGAAAATAGATCAAGACTGAGAGGATCCTAATCGGAGAATGTGTATTGGGGGGAAATTGTGACTTGCCATAGCTTTTGCAAAACCATGAGTTGCAGCATGAAGaaactataccctttcgcttaTAAATGGGTGATCGGATATAATAAATGCGTACAAAAATATCTTGTTGGTGTTAGCTGCATTATTTGGGAGACTGATGAGCATCAACCTGGCAGTGAAACATCTTGTGTTTGAGGCAGCCCATTCagtgatttaattttttaatgcgGTTGGAATGCCACAtaacttttcttttgtttagatATATTATTTATCTAATTTCAGAAGGCAAGACCGTTGTTTGGCAGGTGCAAAATCTCTTCATTTTACTTCTGTATAAGTTCCTCTATGGTTATTATGTTTCTTGGATATTGGAAGGTGATTTATTTAATCCAGTTTTATATGCTTGTAGCACTAAACAGATCATGTTGAATAATCATGGGTTTTGGACTTGAAATAAAAGTCCAAACACCTATATAGGAGTCACTGATTTTAGAATCTTTCTTGTTAAAATAACTTGTCGATTACTTTGGCAGGAGGAGTTAAACCTTCTTGGAGGACTTCAAACACATCTGCCAGTTGCCTAGTTGTTCATGAAATGACTATAGTTGATGCACTCCGAAGAAGCCAAGGAATCGAAGACGGTCACTGATTGTAACAATTcaggatttcatcaaaaatagctagttataatatattatttggttttttgatcttgtataaatattcaaaatctATCCGGCTAAtaatcaatgtgggactaaatacatgtcCGGACGAGTTTTCATATACTTTTTTTGTTTAAGTTTTGACATTCTCGTTAGGTtatggttcaaatctattcaaatctaatcacgaGAACCATCCGTGGTTAGTTTCAATGGATTCAtccgataccatttgtaataatcgATGATCctagaaagttttttttttttgtctgtttGATCTTGtttaaatatccaagatctattcAGAAAATAATCAATGTAGAACTAAATATACGTCTGCACGAGTCCTCACACTCGTACCGGAATTTTCTTACCTAGATATACTAGCAACTTATCAATTAACAGTCTTAAAAGCTTAAAAGACAGCAGCTAATTTGCTTTAAGGTGTGTATGAAATGATTGATGTTTAtgcactctccaatctccatgAGATTCTTGGCAGTCTCAATCACCGAGACCTGCCCCGAAGTGGAAACTGAATCATGCTAGCTAAAATTGTTGTTGATCTACTACGTCCTTTATAAACGTATAGGATTCATTATTTCTACCTGATACACGGTTAATTTGCACTTATAAACATAATAGCAATCTTTCAAATTGATGGGGATTAGTTTCCattgaaatagaacggaccaaGAGTTTCCAATTTAACATAAACTAACTTTGTAACTTGAATTTCGGCATCTAAAACGATCTATTTTCTGACGCAACCGTATACATGTTCATTTTCTCAAGGTTTTGCCACCCCTTTTCAAagctagttttctttttttattattactaTGATGGCGGATCACACAGCCCTTGAGTAGATGCAAACAACAAAGTCGGAGAACCAAATAATGCCAAATCGAGAGCGGATGGAAGCACATAAGACTCACAAATCTCCAAGCCGGCACGATTCTAGTTCAAAGACGTAAACTTGTTTTTAGTGGTGCAGAGACTAGTTTCACTGGCCATGCGACAGAAACCGAATCCTAAGCACATATCACCAATATTTTGGtttcttaataaaatatttaattcaaaattttattattttttaaataatctcatattagatatttaattaaatataaacctacctaaatataaatccttatgttaaactcctaaataatttagttttttaaatagataaaatttatttttttattttttattgttctctcttttttttcaaattctatacgggcttttataaaaagaagtATAAAGAcgctttttcttttcaaaagatATCATGAACGGATTCTTCGGAATACTCGTAAATAAAGAGATGCATTCTCATGAAAAGATGCATCCAACCTGATGGTAATTTCGAAGGATTCAACTTTTGATGAACGGATGAATTATGTGAATGAGCATCCAATCATACTTACCCTTTCACatctataaataaaaaaaggacaGTGCTCTCCATCTATTAGAACATTCCCTTCCATCCAAATAACATCACATAGAAGAGAATTGAGAGTATTGAATGAACTCAAGTGCACCTATTAAGCATTTGAGAAGATGATTGTATCTACATAAAAGAGGATTGATAGAGATTGTTTTAATCAAATTTGTTGATTTTCAGCCCATCTAGATTTGGCTATTTCAAGTTCGACTCTGATTCTCCTTTATTAGAATGTATTTCAAGAATAACATGAAGCACTACATTGTAACTTGAAAATAGACCACCATTATCTGTTTGCATCTAGGCAGAATGAATtctactataaaaaaaaaaataccttgtATAGCAAAGCTTGAATCGGATAACATCAAAACTCAATTTATTTATTCCGTATGGGTAGAAaactaataattaaatattaaaaataaaataataaatattttataatattttagaagaaagattttcaatagtATAATCATGATATTATGGTATGTCAACTTAATTCCGCATGGATGAGGGTGGCCACTTATGAGTCTCATGCTGTAACTGATAAATAAACTCAATCTTATGTTcccgtgagagagagagagagaaaaagatccACTTTGTATACGGCTCGTTAGCTTAAGAAATACGAAATTCAGAATCTCTCAgtgaagatatatatatatatatatatatatatatatatatatatatatatatatatatatatatatatatatatatatatatatatctttcgGTTTATTACGCAGCCCTAACTCCAAAAGGCTAACACAGCTCAGACCTTATACTAATCCtttccaaaaattaataattgccaaaaaaaaataacctTCACAGTATCTCTTCCCCTTTCCTCTTTCCCCTTATGTCATCAATCCAAACCTTTTAACGCTTTTcaaaccaagaacaccatagtTCCAATCCAAGACTGACAAGGAATAAGACGCGTCTAACGGATAACCCGGGCAGCTTATCAAAACACAAAGCCCCTATGCCAACTCCTCTTCCCTTAAGGAACTCCTCTCTCTTCCCTTCCCTGCTCTATATATACGTATCTCCCCTTCTTTCACTCCACGATCCTTATTAATTTTAGATCGCTCGCCATtagctctctctccctctccccaagAGAACACCACCCCAATGGCCGAGATGCGTGGGGAGGACCGCAGAGCCATCCCAAGAGCGGTCTCAGCTCTCTCCTCTATTCTCCAGAGGGTGGCGGACCTCAGCGACCTCGCCGTCCACCGGCCTCCACCCCTCCACCACCGGGCCGCGGCCTTCCATGGCCTCCGGAGGCCTAATATCTCGGTTCACGGCTACCTCGAGCGCATCTTCCGCCACGCTGACTGCAGCCCTGCATGCTACGCCGTCGCCTACGTCTACCTCGACCGCTTCACGCGGCGTCACCCGCCGGTCCTCATCGACTCCTTCAACGTCCACCGCCTCCTCATCACCACCATCCTCGCCGCCGTCAAGTTCATGGACGACATGTAAGTTTGCGCCACTAGTTCTAGTACTTCAATAAATTACTTGCCCATCTAACAACACTTCTTTTTCTCGACGTACGTCCTTCAAAATTCTCGTAGAGTTCTTGGGTTTTCTTGATGTGGGATTCTTGATATCTTTCAAGAAGGTATTAGACGTTCTTCTTCATTGCTGTGTGCATATTAATTCTGTTCTTTGTCAATCAAGTGATCTTTGTTGATGTGATCCACCCTTTGCTATTTTTGGGCTTTGGAGAGTTTACTTTggactccttttcttcttcttggaaGTTAGATCTTTTCCAATTCtttagagagaggagggagggagtgaCTTGTGAGGAGATTTCGGCCAGGTGTTTAGGTCCCATTGATGGTTTCCACgagccctctcctctcctttttGTCCACCCGCCAACTAAGAATGAGGTGGCCGTGTCTTCAAAGGAATTCTTGCATCATTATGACTCCATGGGCGAGGTGAGGTGAGGTGAGGGCGGTATTGTAATCTCCCAACACAAAGTTCTTTTTATAGGGACCATCTAGCTTAATTCTATGGTCATTGAACAAAGGGTACATCCAATTGGATTGGTGGTTCCACTGTTATTCCATCCAGCCACATTATGAATGCCAAGCCAAAGTTGATCTTAGCTCATCTTTCAAATCGCAATTAAAAGTTTCGCAGGTCTTTATATGTGAACAGTTATTCTGTGATGAAAGAAACAGTCTGTATATGTAGATGGCTTTATGTAGGATAGCTACGAGACTTTCTCCTCCCTCCGCCACCTTTTCTTTTCTAACTTTCTTATTTCTATTCATACTTGAATGGTATGATTTAtctgatttatcaaaaaaaaagaaaaagaaagatagaAACGGTCTGCAACTAGAGATAAACATAATTGGAAAGGTAAACTTGGCAAATCATCGAAGTTAGTCGGTGGATGACATGGACATTAGTGGTACATTAAAATAGTGCTATTGATCCATTAGTTGGAGCTTTGGTGTGCTTCAATAGTCCCCTTAACTGCAGAATAGCCAATCATTCAGCACATGAGAGACATCTGAACTGACAGAAGAGGAGAGGGACACTTTTGTATTTTATGACCACTAGCATGTGGATATTTACATTGTAGAGGGTATTTGGCAATGACCAGTAGACTATTATAACTTCAAATTGCCATTATTTTAACGCAAAGAAGCTATCTCGAATATTTTAGCAATGATAAAGTCATATAGGGATAAGTCAAGTTCATAGCAGCACACCATGTAGCTTTTAAAACTTAGTTTCCTACTATTCCAGGATGCACATTGGATTGGAAACAGCACTTAACTAAATAATTCAACTACATCACCGTTCATGTTTGGAGTTGTTGATGATGTGATGTCCATTCTACCAGTAATTGTATAGTTCTTACTCCCTGACTGACTATTTTGAGTCCAAATTAGATCATAATACTTACATTAACAGTCATGTTTCTTTTGGGAAAATTAGTTCATATTTAAGTCAGCAGCATGTTGTCATTTAACTGAAACAAAGAAAATATCCATTTGAGTTGCTAATTACTGTTCTTTGTTTGTCTTTATAGACACTACGGCAATGCTTATTTTGCAAAGGTGGGAGGGATAAGCTTGATGGAGATGAACTGCTTGGAAATGGATTTCTTGTTCGGCGTGGGCTTCGAGCTGAATGTAACCCCCATGATCTTCCATTCCTGCTGCTATCTTCTTTGGAGGGAGACGTATCAATGGGAGTTGCCCCCTGCTCCCCTGAGGTTCCAGTACTGCTGCTCCACAGAGGAAGAGTCCAGCAGCTGCCAGTAGAAGCAGATGGCGATTTGAGAGGTGCTTCAGTGCATAGATGAGTAGAGAACAATCGTCAGTTTTAGGTGGACGGACTGATACCATTTTGTTTAGCTTCtgtcttctttcttttgatgtGTAGTTTCGGTCTTCTTGGATTCCAACCTTTGGACATGTGTAGTGTAATCTGCTGTCGTTTTATCCTACTTTTTGGTTTCACTTTGATTGGGAGTGCAGACCTGGAGTCCTCGTTCTCAGAGCATGAACACAGCACAATCTCATAATTTATATCTCCAATTCATGTCTTTTGCGTCGAGTTCGTATGATCTATGGTTATATATGGTGCTCTCAGTTTAATTTATATCTTGCcgttcctctttcttctttcaagTTGGTTGGGTTTTGCTCGACCTGATTGGGTGCGGTGAAGATAGAGAGAGCAAAGAGAGAGAACCTGCAACTACTCAGGACCTTATCTAAAATGGCTagtcagaaggtattatttagctTTTTTAGTCTTGTAAAAGTACTTAAGATCTACTCAGTAAATAACCGACttaagactaaacacacgcccgcacggatcctcacaggttcccccattcaagccctgacgtcctcgtcaggctaagagttcaaatccattcaaatcttatCATAAACACTACTATCGGCTCGTAGTCAGTCTCAAtgaatccgtgctgcagtgtcctctaTTCCGCATAGGTTATAGACCGGAtctactctgataccatttgtaacaacctaggacctaaTCCAAAATAGATAGTCGGAAGGTATCATATGGGTTTCTTGATtattcaagatctatccagcaaatagccgatgtaggactaaacccATAGCCGCTCGCCGCTCGAAGTGCAACGAAGAGGAAGTGAATCCACAGCAGTCACATCCTGTGTGGTGCCGGCAGATGGCCTTTCCCATCCTTGAAGAGATTTGGCACTCAGCTGGATTTTAGCTTTTAATGCTTAGTTTCTTGCTTCACGTGATCTTCTCCATCTTTGAAGAAGAGATTTGGCCTTctctctttaattttttttttattggccTCCCATTACAtcaaaagaaagcaaaaaaagaGTAGTGATGGAACACTATTGGAAATTGGACTTTGCTtgccaaaaaaaagataaaagagtCCTCCCACCGCCGGCCTCCTCAGCTCTAATCTCTTCTTCATTACATTCCTTGCTCCTCtacttttctttcctctctttgtttccttttttctgGTGCTTTAATCTGTTTCCTCTCGAGAAGGCAATCTGACCTTATTTTAGTTTAGGGGGAAGGATGGAATTCTTTCATTTCTTAAAGAAAGAGgggggaaaaagagaaaaacatataggaaAAGAATACAGAGAATATACAAAAATAAGAGGAACAAGATCATGAAACCAAACGAAAACATCTTACAGAGTAGATAGAGTAAATTAAGGTGTGGAGACTTGGAAGTAAACTCAAAAGCAGCAGGAATCAATGAAAGTCAAGAGTGTTGCAGATCTCCATCATCATCTCTCTGAAGAAGGCAGCAATTAAATCTTCAAAAAAGGATCTAAAGAGTAGGGATTTGAAGAGCAGCCAAACCAGGAAAGCAAGGTAAGGTCCATAATAGAGCCCAATCAAGCCAGACCAGCTAAGGTAGTTGTTGAGGCAGTCACCAGTAGAGCAGGTATAATTAGCCTCTTAAACTTCAAAGACCAATCTAATAGAAAGTTGAACTTAACTCCTAACTATCAGCCGATCTTCTCCTCATCATATTGCTTGTTGTTTCATCTACTTTTTCTCGGCTGTTACTTATTTCCCTTCGCATTGTACATTCCATCCCTATCTCCTTCAACTCTTATATACATActtctttcacatattcaataAATTAGGTGGCTCAGCCTCccttttcctcaaaaaaaaaaaaaatctcctataATTTATAGAATCCCGTGAGATTCTTTTGACCACAGAGGAGGGACCAATCATTAAGCAGATGCATTATTCTGTGCACAAAAATTGTGGAAAAGAGGACTTGTTCAAGAAGATACGGACATTCCTTTCTTGCCAACAGCTCTAAACAAAGGCAACGATAAGCATGAAGATGGGCTGCTGCAAGTCCCTAGCAAAATAATTGTACCTCCAGCTGAAGTAAAGATCCCTAAATCCACAATCAGGTACAGGGATACAAAGACGAGAACAAAAAGAGTCCCATAGAGATGTAGCAAAAGGGCATAGCGAGCATGTGGTTGACAGTTTCCATAGGTACGATCACTCAAGTCGATGCCCAACTTAATTAATTCCTGAGTAAGACCTCTCTAGTATTCAGTTCGTTATGAAGAGTAGAGTCAGAGACAACACTTGATCTTAGAAGGGACTTTGATCTTCCAAAGCGTGCATGCAAAGCCCCAAAGAACACCTTTAGAGTTGATGAAATTGCAAAGAGACGAGGTGGAGAAAATACCGGCAGAATTCAGTTTCCAATGAATGCTGTCATCAATGACCACAGAGCTGAAAATCGGAGAGAGTTGCTAGGAGCTTTGCTTCTAGTAATTTTTTCGTGGTCATTGTATTGACGAGATTTACTTCTATTCTATTTATAGCCACACATACTTCTTTCGGAGTATAAATAGGCACTACCGAACATTCCTTTGCGTCTCGATTTCATTGATTACTCGTTATTGACTTACCCTAGCCAGTATGAATAACTTCTTTTCGGTTCTACAAATATTGGCTAATCAacacaactaaattatttataaaAGGTGGTAACGAGCAAGATTCACTATAACAGTGAACGCGATGCATTTAGATATCATCTGATTTGATGTGAGCATTATTGTGTCAAATTTCTAGCTAATTTTTCACTATCATATCGATTAAGATATCTTTGACTAGCTTGGCATAAATGAACTCATAAATTAATTAGTCTTCCTCTTTATCGAGGTATTAGAATCCATAATGCTCGGGGTCCTAATGAAAACTTAGTTGACAATTACAAATTCTAATAAGGGGGCCTAACTTGGGGCACATGCACTTGCGATTAATCCTAGCAAGCAAGGATTGACGTGGCATGCCATGCACACACGAACTCATCACAAGTACATAAGATGCTCCCTTGGAGGTACAGGATAGCACGTATAACTATTAAAATATCAAGAAATCTTACTGTAAACCTAATTTTTAAAACACAATCTTTAAACCTTAATTGGAAGGAGAGTAGGATTATATTGAACTTACTAATGCTATAGCGAGCCTCCCAGTGATAATAACAAAAGAGATAGGATGTGATACTCAAACACTATTTATAGATATGGTGGTTTTCCTGTTGTGGCCCAGATGGTCTATCTCACATATCCAGTTTCTTCTTTTGTTGCAGTTATTTATGACTCGTTTAGTTcatagaaaaagaaaggaaaatgtagttaaccgaaaaataaaaaaaatatttcttatttaattagatttttcaaggaagagagatagaaaaataGCATTCATATAAGATTAAAATTCTTAtattttatagaaaagaaaaatatatttttacacCGATTAGTAATTAgggccaattttttttaaaaaaaatacttttaagccatcaaaatgcatagataatttttttattaaaagtgtaataaatattttataaaactatttttcaaatattatttcttagaaattatattttaaaaataatattttaataaaaaaaattggtgaACCAGACGAGTTCTCACGAATTTACCGTTCAAACCAAGAACCCGCAGCTCATCCCTGGCGGGAAAGTATTGATCGCCAAGCATGTAAAACGAGGCTTTCAAGCCCGTCACCGCGTTGTAGGGGTGGGAGGTCACCGCACCGCGGAGCCGTTTACACCCGCCAGTGTGGCCACTCCAACTCGTCCCACGCCACCCTCCTCGTCTTCGCCTTCGGATGATCCGATCGCCGCTAGGCCAAAATCCTAGGTAGGGTTCTTCGCCGAGATATTGCCGCCATCCATTCCTTTCTCTCCCGCGAGACGATTCAACACAAGGTCGATTCTTTCTCCCATCCCTCGTAGTTTTGATCCCCATCTTTTCCCcgattttttccctttttttttttttttttgatccggTCGAGCTCTACTATATCCTATTATAATAAATCtgttatttctttcattttttcccCATTTTTTTAAAGTCCAGGCCGCTTGAAATTAGGTTCTTACGCACGTTGCGCTGAAACAAtaataaattgttgaatttttattctttttagttttttaaTCCTCAAGAAACTGCAGTGCTGATTGAATTTAGTGATCTTTTTTTAGTGATTTTGCCGAAAATTTTTCCGTGTTATTGGTGGGATTGAATCGGAATGGATGAGGTTGCTGGCGAGGGGGGAATTTTGATATCTTTGCAGAATTCAGGTGGCGGTGGTGATGCTGGAATTAGGTATAAGAAAAAATCTGTGGCGCCCTGGAGATTCCAAGAAGGTTATCGCCGTTCCTCCTCCATTGTTCTCAACTTGAACAAAGAGGAATCAAGCAAAACTGTAGAGGAAAAGGAGGAAGCTTCTCGAAACGTGGAGCCGTGCAGAtctttggaggagaaggagaaagagaaggagaaggagaaggttttTGGAGGAAAGGAGGATCTGAATCTGAAGAGCAATGGTGATGCTCAAATCAAGGCTAACCCGCGGAAGCGTTTGGCCCCATGGAGATTTCAGATTGGTTGTGTTCGATCCTCTTCCAAAACTCTAGAATGGAGAAAGAACAAATCATTGGAAGTGTCTTTCTGTTTTGGCCGGGACGGATTGGTTGGATCTGTGAGAAGCATGAATCTTGGGGCTCCGGATTCTTCAGAGGAGCCTCTTAAATCAGCGGAGGTGGTGAGTGATTCGACCAAGAAAGAATCTGCGCCAAGGAGATACCCTTCTCGCATAAGAAAATCTGCAGACCGGTATACTGTTACTAGTTTTAGGAAAAAGACCACAAATTCTAGCAAGAAGAAAACCCATAAAACTGAGGTTGACCATGATGGAAACTCCCATGTTTATCAACCAGCATGGGAACCAAACATGGGAAGCAGTGGCCTCTTGGAAAATGCTGCTGCTCGATACAAGGTCAAGGAGACCTTACATGAGTTTCGTACCATATTGAGAAAGGTGTTTGAGGAAGTGGAATCAAAGTCGAAGGAAGCTGAGCAGGGCATGCGTCTTGATCATACTGCTTTTAAGCTCTTCAGTGAGAAATATGGGCTGGGTGATGATAGAAAGTATGTGGGAAGCGTGCCAGGAGTTGAAGTTGGTGATGAGTTTCATCTAAGGGTGGAGCTCCATATTGTTGGCCTTCACCATCAGCACCTGGCTGGTATCGATTTTGTTAACCAAAGTGAAAAAGATGTAGCTATTAGTATTGTGTCCTCTGGACGTTATTCTGATGTCAAGGGAAAATCTGATATCTTGATATATCCTGGCTCTGGAATGCCTAACAAAGACCAGAAACTTGACCATAGAAATCTAGCTCTGAAAAACAGCATGGAAACTAAAACACCCATACGAGTTATTTATGGTTTTACTTACTATCAATCAAATAATTCCCAAGAAGCTAGGGCCAAGCAAAAGAAGGTACCAGTGTATATTTATGACGGGCTGTATTTGGTTGAGAACTATTGGAGGACGAAAGCAAAAGGTGATCACTATGTTTATATGTTTCAGTTGAGAAGAATGGCAGGGCAACCCAAACTTGATGTTGCTGAAGTTATGAAGTCAAAAAGGTCAGAAGCATGTTTTAATCTCTATCTAGGAGATGTTTCTCAAGGAAAAGAGAAACTACCCATCTCTGCAGTCAATGTTGTTGACAACGAGTATCCAATGCCATTCAAATACATAACAAAGTTGATATATCCTTTTCAACATCAGCCAACCCCTCCAAGTGGTTGCGATTGCATCGATGGATGCTCTGATTCTGACAAGTGTGCCTGTGCTGTTAAAAATGGAGGGGAGATTCCATTCAATCACAGAGGTGCTATTGTACAAGCAAAACCTCTTGTCTACGAGTGTGGCCCTTCTTGCAAATGCCCTCCATCCTGTCATAACCGGGTAAGCCAGCATGGTATCAAGTTTCAGCTGCAGATTTTCAAAACTGAATCAAGGGGTTGGGGAGTGAGGTCCCTGAAGAAAATTACATCTGGCGGTTTTGTCTGCGAGTATGTAGGAGAGGTATTGGAGGATGAGGAGGCTCAGAAAAGGAGAAATGATGAATATCTTTTTGCTATTGGAAACAACTATTATGATGAATCCCTCTGGGAAGGCCTCTCAACTTCTATACCTGCTCTACAAAGGGGTGCTTCCTGCAAAACCGATGAGGTGGGATTCACTATTGATGCTTCTGCATTTGGCAATGTTGGAAGGTTCATTAATCACAGTTGTACGCCAAATCTTTATGCACAGAATCTCCTTTATGATCATGACGACAAGAGTATGCCTCACGTAATGTTTTTCGCTTCCGAGGATATTCAGCCATTGCAAGAACTAACATATGATTACAACTATACCATAGATGAGGTTCATGATTCTGATGGTAATGTGAAAAGGAAAAATTGCTACTGCAGCTCTATTGAGTGCACTGGCAGGTTGTATTAACATTGTTTTCATTCATTGAAATGGTAACTTTATACAATTGGAAGTTTTCTACCTTTTCCAATATCGATGTCTATTCAATAATTTTCATGTTGGTAAAGTGATTCATGGTATAATGAGTGGATAAGATATTTTGACACCTTGAGAGTTCTCCATAATTCAAGATACTTTGGTTATActtgaaaaagtattttttatgtttctttagttagattcgTTATGAGTTGTTATTGCTTAATTATAGTATTCGTTATGAGTTGTTATACGGCTTTTTAATGACAATTTTTGTTTCCAAATCATATTATTATAGATATATATCGTTAGAAATATGtttaaacaataaaaattatgaCCTTAGATAGTAATATTATCAACTGACAACTGTGGACAACTACATGATTGTTGCAATA
Proteins encoded in this window:
- the LOC103704610 gene encoding cyclin-P4-1 — translated: MAEMRGEDRRAIPRAVSALSSILQRVADLSDLAVHRPPPLHHRAAAFHGLRRPNISVHGYLERIFRHADCSPACYAVAYVYLDRFTRRHPPVLIDSFNVHRLLITTILAAVKFMDDIHYGNAYFAKVGGISLMEMNCLEMDFLFGVGFELNVTPMIFHSCCYLLWRETYQWELPPAPLRFQYCCSTEEESSSCQ
- the LOC103704611 gene encoding histone-lysine N-methyltransferase, H3 lysine-9 specific SUVH6-like codes for the protein MDEVAGEGGILISLQNSGGGGDAGIRYKKKSVAPWRFQEGYRRSSSIVLNLNKEESSKTVEEKEEASRNVEPCRSLEEKEKEKEKEKVFGGKEDLNLKSNGDAQIKANPRKRLAPWRFQIGCVRSSSKTLEWRKNKSLEVSFCFGRDGLVGSVRSMNLGAPDSSEEPLKSAEVVSDSTKKESAPRRYPSRIRKSADRYTVTSFRKKTTNSSKKKTHKTEVDHDGNSHVYQPAWEPNMGSSGLLENAAARYKVKETLHEFRTILRKVFEEVESKSKEAEQGMRLDHTAFKLFSEKYGLGDDRKYVGSVPGVEVGDEFHLRVELHIVGLHHQHLAGIDFVNQSEKDVAISIVSSGRYSDVKGKSDILIYPGSGMPNKDQKLDHRNLALKNSMETKTPIRVIYGFTYYQSNNSQEARAKQKKVPVYIYDGLYLVENYWRTKAKGDHYVYMFQLRRMAGQPKLDVAEVMKSKRSEACFNLYLGDVSQGKEKLPISAVNVVDNEYPMPFKYITKLIYPFQHQPTPPSGCDCIDGCSDSDKCACAVKNGGEIPFNHRGAIVQAKPLVYECGPSCKCPPSCHNRVSQHGIKFQLQIFKTESRGWGVRSLKKITSGGFVCEYVGEVLEDEEAQKRRNDEYLFAIGNNYYDESLWEGLSTSIPALQRGASCKTDEVGFTIDASAFGNVGRFINHSCTPNLYAQNLLYDHDDKSMPHVMFFASEDIQPLQELTYDYNYTIDEVHDSDGNVKRKNCYCSSIECTGRRWYLYEKISFIWYGQW